One Perca flavescens isolate YP-PL-M2 chromosome 14, PFLA_1.0, whole genome shotgun sequence genomic window carries:
- the gsk3aa gene encoding glycogen synthase kinase 3 alpha a isoform X1, protein MSGSGRPRTSSFAEPPGVPGTAAASTGSAAAVGSSTGKSGVPQASGSSSSGCSNLKLARDNGKVTTVVATPGQGPDRPQEVSYTDIKVIGNGSFGVVYQARLIDSQEMVAIKKVLQDKRFKNRELQIMRKLDHCNIVRLRYFFYSSGEKKDEVYLNLVLDFVPETVYRVARHFNKAKSIIPIIYVKVYMYQLFRSLAYIHSQGVCHRDIKPQNLLVDPETAILKLCDFGSAKQLVRGEPNVSYICSRYYRAPELIFGATDYTANIDIWSAGCVLAELLLGQPIFPGDSGVDQLVEIIKVLGTPTREQIREMNPNYTEFKFPQIKAHPWTKVFKPRTPPEAIALCSRLLEYTPASRFSPLEACSHTFFDELRQPNTRLPSGRELPMLFNFSTTELSIQPQLNPTLIPPHARAHTAASAHDGTGSDSSQHSSVPGSLNSI, encoded by the exons ATGAGCGGCAGCGGGCGGCCCAGGACCAGCTCGTTTGCTGAGCCGCCAGGTGTTCCAGGAACTGCCGCTGCGTCCACCGGATCAGCCGCTGCCGTGGGGAGCAGCACAGGAAAGTCCGGGGTCCCGCAGGCCTCCGGCAGCAGCTCGTCGGGATGCTCGAACCTTAAGCTGGCCA GAGACAACGGGAAGGTGACTACAGTCGTGGCCACACCAGGTCAGGGCCCGGACCGCCCACAGGAAGTCTCTTACACTGACATCAAG GTGATTGGCAATGGGTCGTTTGGTGTTGTGTATCAAGCTCGCCTCATTGACAGCCAAGAGATGGTGGCCATTAAAAAGGTTCTGCAGGATAAGAGGTTCAAG AATCGGGAACTACAGATCATGAGGAAGCTGGACCACTGCAACATTGTCAGACTACGTTACTTCTTCTACTCCAGTGGAGAGAAG AAAGATGAAGTGTATCTCAACCTGGTGCTGGACTTTGTCCCTGAGACGGTCTACAGGGTTGCCAGGCATTTTAACAAGGCCAAGAGCATCATTCCTATCATATATGTGAAg GTGTACATGTACCAGTTGTTTCGCAGTCTGGCTTATATCCATTCCCAGGGTGTGTGTCACAGAGACATCAAGCCCCAAAACCTGCTTGTCGACCCAGAAACTGCAATCCTCAAGCTGTGTGACTTTGGCAG CGCCAAGCAGCTGGTCCGCGGTGAACCCAACGTGTCGTATATCTGCTCACGGTATTATCGCGCCCCTGAGCTCATTTTTGGTGCCACAGACTACACGGCAAACATTGACATCTGGTCAGCAGGCTGCGTACTGGCTGAGCTGCTGCTCGGACAACCCATATTCCCCGGTGACAGTGGGGTGGACCAGCTCGTAGAGATTATCAAG GTCCTAGGAACCCCAACAAGGGAACAAATCCGAGAGATGAACCCAAACTACACAGAATTCAAGTTTCCTCAGATCAAAGCTCATCCATGGACCAAG GTGTTTAAACCTCGCACCCCTCCAGAGGCCATCGCTCTTTGCTCCCGGCTGCTGGAGTACACGCCGGCCTCCCGGTTCTCCCCACTAGAGGCCTGTTCACACACCTTTTTTGACGAGTTGCGCCAGCCGAACACACGACTGCCGAGCGGCCGAGAACTGCCCATGCTCTTCAACTTCAGCACCACAG AGCTGTCCATCCAGCCCCAGCTGAACCCAACCCTCATTCCTCCCCACGCTCGCGCTCATACAGCTGCTTCCGCCCACG
- the gsk3aa gene encoding glycogen synthase kinase 3 alpha a isoform X2: protein MSGSGRPRTSSFAEPPGVPGTAAASTGSAAAVGSSTGKSGVPQASGSSSSGCSNLKLARDNGKVTTVVATPGQGPDRPQEVSYTDIKVIGNGSFGVVYQARLIDSQEMVAIKKVLQDKRFKNRELQIMRKLDHCNIVRLRYFFYSSGEKKDEVYLNLVLDFVPETVYRVARHFNKAKSIIPIIYVKVYMYQLFRSLAYIHSQGVCHRDIKPQNLLVDPETAILKLCDFGSAKQLVRGEPNVSYICSRYYRAPELIFGATDYTANIDIWSAGCVLAELLLGQPIFPGDSGVDQLVEIIKVLGTPTREQIREMNPNYTEFKFPQIKAHPWTKVFKPRTPPEAIALCSRLLEYTPASRFSPLEACSHTFFDELRQPNTRLPSGRELPMLFNFSTTDGTGSDSSQHSSVPGSLNSI from the exons ATGAGCGGCAGCGGGCGGCCCAGGACCAGCTCGTTTGCTGAGCCGCCAGGTGTTCCAGGAACTGCCGCTGCGTCCACCGGATCAGCCGCTGCCGTGGGGAGCAGCACAGGAAAGTCCGGGGTCCCGCAGGCCTCCGGCAGCAGCTCGTCGGGATGCTCGAACCTTAAGCTGGCCA GAGACAACGGGAAGGTGACTACAGTCGTGGCCACACCAGGTCAGGGCCCGGACCGCCCACAGGAAGTCTCTTACACTGACATCAAG GTGATTGGCAATGGGTCGTTTGGTGTTGTGTATCAAGCTCGCCTCATTGACAGCCAAGAGATGGTGGCCATTAAAAAGGTTCTGCAGGATAAGAGGTTCAAG AATCGGGAACTACAGATCATGAGGAAGCTGGACCACTGCAACATTGTCAGACTACGTTACTTCTTCTACTCCAGTGGAGAGAAG AAAGATGAAGTGTATCTCAACCTGGTGCTGGACTTTGTCCCTGAGACGGTCTACAGGGTTGCCAGGCATTTTAACAAGGCCAAGAGCATCATTCCTATCATATATGTGAAg GTGTACATGTACCAGTTGTTTCGCAGTCTGGCTTATATCCATTCCCAGGGTGTGTGTCACAGAGACATCAAGCCCCAAAACCTGCTTGTCGACCCAGAAACTGCAATCCTCAAGCTGTGTGACTTTGGCAG CGCCAAGCAGCTGGTCCGCGGTGAACCCAACGTGTCGTATATCTGCTCACGGTATTATCGCGCCCCTGAGCTCATTTTTGGTGCCACAGACTACACGGCAAACATTGACATCTGGTCAGCAGGCTGCGTACTGGCTGAGCTGCTGCTCGGACAACCCATATTCCCCGGTGACAGTGGGGTGGACCAGCTCGTAGAGATTATCAAG GTCCTAGGAACCCCAACAAGGGAACAAATCCGAGAGATGAACCCAAACTACACAGAATTCAAGTTTCCTCAGATCAAAGCTCATCCATGGACCAAG GTGTTTAAACCTCGCACCCCTCCAGAGGCCATCGCTCTTTGCTCCCGGCTGCTGGAGTACACGCCGGCCTCCCGGTTCTCCCCACTAGAGGCCTGTTCACACACCTTTTTTGACGAGTTGCGCCAGCCGAACACACGACTGCCGAGCGGCCGAGAACTGCCCATGCTCTTCAACTTCAGCACCACAG